The DNA region GGTGCGGGTGGTGGCGTAGTCGTAGTTGCAGTCGGTGAAGTAGGCGCCGCGCTCGAGGAAGAGGCGGAAGCCGCCGGGCCCGAAGCGGTCCTGGTAGCGCGCCAGGTAGTCGCCGCGGTACTGGTCGAGGATGATGATCACCACCAGCTTCGGGTGGGCATTGTAGGCGGCGCCGAAGCCCGTGGCCGCCAGCAACACCACCGCCAGCAGCACGGCCGGCCAGCGCTGGAGGCGGGTTTTCATCCCGGCCCTAGTGTACCAGTCTTCCCACGCTGGCCACTGGCCACTGCCCACTGTTACATTAGCTGCCATGCTCGACCTCGGCTTCGTCCGCGAGAACCTCGCGCTGGTGGAGGAGAAGCTCCGCCAGCGGGGGATGGACGCCTCCGTGCTCGCCGGCTTCAGCGAGGCCGACGCCCGCCGCCGCGCCTTCATCACCCAGGCTGAGACCCTGAAGGCGGAGCGCAACCGCCTCTCCGAGCAGATCGCGCAGCTCAAGAAGAACAAGCAGGACGCCGCCGCGCCCATGGAGCAGGCCAAGGCCCTGCGCGAGCAGGGCGAGGCGCTGGAAAAGCAGGCCGCCGAGCAGGACGCCGAACTGCGCCGCCTGCTGGCCACCCTGCCCAACCTGCCGCACGCCAGCGTTCCCGTGGGCAAGAGCGAGGCCGACAACGTCGAAGTCCGCCGCTGGGGCGCGCCTCCCAACTTCGACTTCGCTCCCAAGCCGCACTGGGAGTTGGGCGAGTCGCTGGGCGTGCTCGATCTGGAGCGCGCGGTCAAGCTCACGGGCGCGCGCTTCGCCGTCTACTGGGACCTGGGGGCGAAACTCGAGCGCGCGCTGGCCAACTTCATGCTCGACCTGCACACCCGCGAGCATGGCTATACAGAGGTCCTTCCGCCCTACATGGTGAATGCCGATTCCATGTACGGCACCGGGCAACTGCCCAAGTTCGAGGCCGATTCCTTCCAGGTGCCGCACGGCGATAAGAAGCTCTATCTGGTGCCCACCGCCGAGGTCCCGCTCACCAACCTCTACCGCGACGAGACCCTGGAGGGCGCGCGCCTGCCCATCTCGCTCACCGCCTATACCCCCTGCTTCCGCAGCGAGGCCGGCTCCTACGGCAAGGACGTGCGCGGCATCATCCGCCAGCACCAGTTCCAGAAGGTGGAATTGGTGAAGTTCGCGCGCCCCGAGCAGTCCTACGAAGAATTGGAGAAGCTCACCCGCAACGCCGAGACCGTGCTGCAGAAGCTCGGCCTGCACTACCGCGTGGTGGCGCTGTGTACCGCCGACCTCGGACCCAGCTCGGCTAAGACTTACGATATCGAGGTCTGGCTGCCCGGCCAGCAGCTCTTCCGCGAGATCTCCTCCTGCTCCAACTGCGAGGCCTTCCAGGCGCGCCGCGCCGGCATCCGTTTCAAACCGGAGGGGAAGGGGAAGTCGGAGTTCGTGCACACCCTGAACGGCAGCGGACTGGCCATCGGGCGCACCTGGGTTGCCATCGTCGAGAACTACCAGCAGGCCGACGGCAGCGTGCTCATCCCCGAGGTGCTGCGGCCCTACCTCGGCGCCGACCGCATCACGCCGAAGAAGTTCTAACGCTGGCGCGGCGCCGGGATCTCCTGCGTGCCCGCGGGCTCGGGCGGCTCGGCCTCCAGGAAGCGCGCCACCTCCGGGGCCACGCGGTCGCTGCACTCCAGCGGAGTCATGTGGGCGCAGTCGTCGAAGACCTCCAGGCGCGACTGCGGCATCTCCCGCTGCATGGCCTCCCCCACCGCGAGCGGCGTGAGTACGTCCTGCTTGCCCCACACGATGAGCACCGGCACGGTCACCGGCCCCAGCTTGCCGTCGAGCAGCTCCTTGCCGGCGATGATGTCGTCCAGCGCCCGCTTCACTACCCAGTCCCCGGGCGTGATCTGCCGCAGGATGCCGCGCGCGTAGTAGTCCGGCAGGTGCGGGGGATGCGCGAACAGGATGGCGGTCAGCGCGGTCAGCTCGTCCGGCGTCTTGGGGCGCAGCCGCCCGAGGTCGACGGTGGGCGTGAACTTCATGCCGGCCGAGTCGAAGACCATCACCCGCCGCACCCGCCCGGGATGCTCCACCGCCAACTGCAGCACGATCCATCCGCCCATGGACCAGCCGCCCAGGTCGGGCTGCTGCAGCTTCTGGGCGTCCATGAACTGCTGGACGATGCGGACCTCGGTCTCGATGGAGTAGTCCACGTCGGGCTTGTCGGAGCGCCCATAG from Terriglobales bacterium includes:
- the serS gene encoding serine--tRNA ligase, which produces MLDLGFVRENLALVEEKLRQRGMDASVLAGFSEADARRRAFITQAETLKAERNRLSEQIAQLKKNKQDAAAPMEQAKALREQGEALEKQAAEQDAELRRLLATLPNLPHASVPVGKSEADNVEVRRWGAPPNFDFAPKPHWELGESLGVLDLERAVKLTGARFAVYWDLGAKLERALANFMLDLHTREHGYTEVLPPYMVNADSMYGTGQLPKFEADSFQVPHGDKKLYLVPTAEVPLTNLYRDETLEGARLPISLTAYTPCFRSEAGSYGKDVRGIIRQHQFQKVELVKFARPEQSYEELEKLTRNAETVLQKLGLHYRVVALCTADLGPSSAKTYDIEVWLPGQQLFREISSCSNCEAFQARRAGIRFKPEGKGKSEFVHTLNGSGLAIGRTWVAIVENYQQADGSVLIPEVLRPYLGADRITPKKF
- a CDS encoding alpha/beta hydrolase, which encodes MAEGKTKRGWLRKTVLVVLLLLAVLAGFAYWRPEWVSTALERAGMRAGGIHSEYVQLGPYRIHYLVAGEGRPLVLVHGLGGRAEEWAPLMAGLAKQGFRVYALDLLGYGRSDKPDVDYSIETEVRIVQQFMDAQKLQQPDLGGWSMGGWIVLQLAVEHPGRVRRVMVFDSAGMKFTPTVDLGRLRPKTPDELTALTAILFAHPPHLPDYYARGILRQITPGDWVVKRALDDIIAGKELLDGKLGPVTVPVLIVWGKQDVLTPLAVGEAMQREMPQSRLEVFDDCAHMTPLECSDRVAPEVARFLEAEPPEPAGTQEIPAPRQR